The genomic segment ATTGCGCTGTGCTGCTTCGCGTTGCAAGCGGTAGCACGCCGCTAACCCTGTAATACCGCCTCCGACAACAATGGCACGCTTCCTACCCAAGTTTTCCGACATAAAGAATTCTCAATCTAAATTTCCATGTTGTTTGATCGCTTAGAGCTGCTCCTCAATCCATTCATTGTCGTGTGCTGGATTATAGATGAGCCCTTTTCTGATGTCAACACAGAGGTCCAGCATTTCCAAGATGATATGTCCTACAAGAACAGGTGCGTTCGCAGGCAAGTCTGTTACCTGTATATTCCCCTTTCGTTCCATCACAGTAAATTCGACTGCCGAATAGATAGTCCGGGATGCGATACCGTTCGCGGTCATTGTCCTCGCATTCCCGACAGGTGCCAAACCCAGTTGGTCAATAAGCGGTTTGGGCAGCGACAACCGAGTCGCTCCAGTATCAACAAGCGCATCCTCAACTGTTAACTGCCGAACGTCTTCTTGGGGAATAATACCTGCTTCTGCCAGAAACATATCTTTTAGATTGGCAATCTCTATTTTTGTTGTGTGTCTCATTTTTTACACGCCTCCTAACCGTTTACAGATTTCTCACAGACGAAGTCCGCTAACATGCTGATAAATTTAGGGTGGTCACCAACAGTGCCTGCCCGAATAAAATCAACGTCGCACGACGCAGCGGTTTCCGTCGCTTCTATGTCCAGATCATAGAGAACTTCAACATGGTCACAAAGAAAACCGATTGGAGATGCGACAATAGTACCAACGCCTTTCGCTTTTTGGGCTTTAATCCAATCGTTGATATCCGGTTGCGTCCACGGTATCGGGCTGTTCTCTACAGCACTTTGGTATGCCAAACCAAACCGAGATTTTCCAATCGCTTGAGCAACGGCTTTGCCAGTTTTTTCAAATTGTTGGGTGTAAGGTGAGGTATCCGCTGATGATAGCGGAATCGCGTGTGCTGTGAAAACAAGTTCGGCACGTTCTAATTTGTCGCCAGATGCGGTTTTGATAATTTCAGCGATAGCACCGACATAACCGTTATGTGTGTACCATGGATCGAGATAATCGACAGTCGGTTTCTCACCATCAATTGCCTCAATCCCTTTTTTCACAGTTTGTTGATACCATTCCCAACTGACTTTGGACTGGTGCGGTGCCATGATGATACCGAGGGTTTTGCGGTGTCCTTTTTGTGCCATCTCCGCGATGACCTCTTTTAAATACGGGTTCCAATGTCTGAATCCGGCATAAACAGGGAGTGGCAAACCTCGTTTTTTCAGTATGTTTTCTAATGCGGTGGCTTGCCCGAAAGTCAATTCGTTAAACGGCGAAAATCCACCTAATTTTATATAATGTGCAGAGATGTCTTTTATGCGTTCTATTTGAGATTTAGCTGGCCCGACAATGCCTTTGACAAAGCAGTAGGCTTCGCCAGGACATGCGTCGCTATCGTATTGTTGGCAGCATCCCGGTGTTGGTCCACCGAATGCGACTAACAGAACACTATCATACTTCATTTTGCCTCCTTTTATGCCATATTGGCGAATTGTGCCGGCATAAACGTTGCATCAGCGGCAATTGCGCTTGCAAAAGCCTCGCGTGCAAGTGTCTCGTTTCCATTTGCCCGATGTGCAAGTCCAATAGAAAAATACGCCTGTGCGAGCTGCGTGCCGTGAAGTCCACCGACCAAGGCTCTATAGATCGACTTGAGTCCAGATTCTGTTTCATCACCGTTACGATAAGCAGAAAGAATACGGTTATAACCCCGTTGGAGATGGGCGGGTGCATAATCGGGGTTTAGTTCAAGTGCAATATCCAAAGCCCTTTCTACCTCAGCGAAGAAATCACCCTTTTCAAGCACACTCGACACTGTTCGGGATGCCTGTGTGAGCATATCTGCATAAGCGGTCCAGGCATCGGGTAGGTTTGAATGTTTTTCAGTTGCAGTCTTCAAAATAGCAATAGCTAAGCCGAAGTCGTTGCCCTCTGCGACTTCTTCAGCAGTTTCGCAATAGGCTTCCAAGTCCTCAAGCTCGCGTGTCCGCTGATGTAGCTTCTCCGGGTTCGCTTCTGGAATCGCTGAGGGTTTGAAATGCTGCCAACCCGGTTCTGGATCATCGATTAACCCGCGGTACACCCTCAAAATCGCGTAACGCGGTGTTCCCCAGACCTCAGCAATATCCCGAATCCAACTCGGAAAATTGACTTCCATGTCAGCCAACAAGGTCGGCAAAGGCATATCCTGCTCAAAACGTTTGCGAACTTCTGTTAGAAAATAGGTCTCAATCTGAAGCAACAAATCGATTTCGGCATCGTGTGCTAAGGGGCCGTGTCCAGGAAGTACGTGTTCTGGTGTATAAGTGCGAAGTTCACGAATTGTGTCAATCCAATCGTGATTTGCCATGAGTCCTTCATTCATAACGGGTTGTCCAAAGATAGGAAAACTCCCTGTCATGACGGTATCACCAGAGACAATACACCCTTCCGCTGGCACTCGAATGGCAGTCGCATCATCAGTCTCCGCCTTCCCCAAATGAACAAGGTGCAGCGGTTGATTGCCTAAATCGATTTCGGTTTCATGTTCAAACGTCTGCTGCGGGAGAAATGGCGCATCGCCAAGCGTGAAACCACGAGAACGCAGGAACGCCTCCTGTCGCGGTGATCTGTTCACCATAAAGTCTTTTGTCATTTCACGTGCAACAACGGTTGCGCCTGCACCGTGAAAAACAGTATTTCCATTTGTATGATCCCAGTGATAGTGTGTGTTAATTGCGTACAGAATGGGTTTATCTGTGAGGGTGCGAATCGCTTTAAGGAGGCGCTGCCCCATCGTTTGATTTACCTGTGTATCAATTACTGCGATCCCCTTATCCCCAATGATGATTGAGGAATTAACGATATTACGAAACAGATACACGCGTTCCGTTACTTTAACGAGTTCTCCATATTGCCGTGGGGCAAAAGGATTTTCCAACATGTTTCTCATCAACTTTCCTGTAGCGTTTTCGCGATATTTACAAAATGTTTAACGTTTTCAAAAGGCGTATCTCTATGGAGTCCATGGCTCAGGTTCAAGATATGCCCTGTTTTTTCGCCCTGTTCTAAGCAAGCCTTGACAGCTGCCGTGATGTCGGCGGGTGTCCCGTCTCGAAGGATATCGTTATCAACGTTCCCCTGAAAAGCGACAGTCCGGTTTGTCAAGTCTCTAACTTTACCGAGATCAACACATTTTCCGACACTGAGTACATCCGCGCCACTCTGGTGCATTAAATCGAGATACGAACACTCTTTTGCGAAGAGTATCCGGGGTGTTTCCGAGTTCACCTCAGCAAAAATGCGTTGGTGATAAGGGAAAGCGAAGTTTTCATAGATCTGGCGCGGCAAGACATCCGCAATCGACTCGAAGAGTTGTACCACTTGAACGCCTTGGCTAATCTGGTAGTTTAAGTAATGGATTGTCATATCCGTCAACTTGTCCAAAAGACAATGTAGGAGTTCAGGAGTTTCCTCTATCATTTGGAAAATCGGGGTCGCCTTCTCGGATACACCAGCACCTCGCTTGATGGGACTTTCGCCCGCGATAAGGAAGAACGCAAGCGTCAAAGGTGCACCGGCAAAACCGATGAGCGGTAGTGCTTCATTCAAAGTCTGGCGTAGATCGTGAATGATCCGTCCAGTAAATGCTAATTGCGTTGAGGGATCATGGAGTGGCTGAAGCGCATCGACTTGTGCTTGCGTCCGAATCGGCGAGTCTAAAATGGGACCGGGGGCAAATCGGAAGTGTGCCCCCATTGGTGCGAGAGGTGTGAGAATATCTTTGTAGACGATGATGGCATCGACACCGATGCGCTTCGGCAGAAGTGAGATTTTGACCGCCCACTCTACATCGGTCTCCGACATCGGGGTAGGGCAGGTTCGGAAAAGACGTTCCAAAGGGAGGTTAATCTCTTGCCGAATCTGCCGATAAAGGGGATCTGATCTTCCAGCCTGCCGCATCATCCACACAGGCACGCGCGCCACCGGCAGGCATCGCGATGCGCGAAGAAGTAAGTCGTTCTTTATTTGTTGTTCCATACTAACAGGCTCTATCCTTCAACGCGCCTTCATCGCGAGAGGCCTCCTTTTTGGTGTCGTTCAAGAAACTGCCGTAGTTTGGCAAAACTCTTAACGTTCTTCATAATCCTGCCACTTTCTCGTTCTTCAAGATAGAGAAAGAACCCCATAAAATAAAGGCTCACCAAAAACAGCAGAAACCCTATAAAGCACCGCGCGATTGCCCAATAATCGGATTGAAAACTAAGATAAGGGGTGACAGCTGCAGGATCGCTGGTTGCATCGGATGAATTTTGCTTATCCCACTCCACCGAAACGAAGTCACCCCACCCAGTTATCCCAAGCGACAGAAAAGCGATTGAAAGGACAAAAACAACGAAAAATGGGATACCCATGTTCTATATCGCTTACGCGGAGACTTTTATTATTCCTTTTGTGCAACTGTCTTCACGATTGCGTACCTTCGTTATTCCCTCAACCAGTGATTCAAGTGGGAATTCGTGGCTGATAATTTTGTCCATATCGACATCGCCACTCGAAATGAGCTGCACCGCTTCCTCCCAAGTATCGGGGGCAAGCCAAGAGAATCTGATAGTTTTATCCATGAGGATGGTATCAAGAATTGGGACTTGCATCACATCCGTGTCGCCGGGAAGCCCGAAGATAACGACGGTTGCATGCCGACCGGTGACGTCTAAGGCGGTGTGAATTGCGTCAAGGGAACTGGTTGCCGTAATTGCGCGGTCTGCCAATTCTCCATTATTGAGTTCCTGAATTGCGGCACCTAAGTCTTCAACGTAATGTGGAGAGCTGGTATCGCTGACGTTAATGACTACATCTGCGCCGAGTTCCTTACCGCAATCTAAGCGATAATCGCGAGTGCCAACGAGTAGGACGTTTTCTAAGCCGCGGCTTTTCAGGATTTGCACCATCATCAAACCGATAGGTCCAGGTCCAAAAACGACAGCGGTCTGTCCGGCTTCAGCGTTGAGATTGTTAACTGCATAGAGTCCACATGCCAAAGGCTCCGTTAAGGCACCCTGGTCATACGTGACGTTGTCCGGTAGTTTGACCGTCCAGCGATAGTCAGAAACCGCGTATTCCGCGAAACCACCATCAACGCCTACACCCAGAACACGTTTCTCCGGACACAAGTTGGACAACCCCTTCTGACTCCAGAAAGAATTTGGGTTCGATTGAACGGGGTTAACAACAACTCGGTCACCGACTTTAAACCCACCTGCTGTCCTTGCTTCACTGCCAACTTCAACGACTTCACCCGTGAATTCATGCCCCAGAATCAGCGGACCTTTGCCATCATCGGTTTCAAGTGAACTATTACCGAAATAATATGCGACATCCGAACCACAGATACCTACTGAACGCACTTGAACTAACAAGTCGTCGTCCCCCGGTGCTGGAACGGGTCTATCTTCAAGGCTCATTGATTCGGGTTCATAAAAAATTTGAGATTTCACTACGATATGCCTCCTTAAACTTCTAATGCATGGTGTTATTTTAGCATATCTGATTTTAAATTACAACGAAATTCGATATAGACCATCAGAATTAATTAGAGGATAAATCGCATCTCCAAAAGCAGCAATCGGCTGCAAAATTCACCAATGAAGACCGTAATAATGGCAATGAAAAGGAAGCCAGTTGCAGCGCGTGTCGCGCCAAGTTCGTCGCGGGCGACGGACTTAGGACGTAAGCAGTCCCATGTAATGAAATAGAGTAACAGCGTGCCAGCAATACCTATAAGCACTCGCATCCCGAAAATGATATGATAAAAGAGGTTAAAAGAAACAACATTTGTCGATTGTTGTCTGAAAAAGAAATTCAGGCAGAGCAATAGTGCCATCACCAAAAGCGTATAGAGGAGCCCACTGTTAAACCGTTTCAGATAGCGCACCGGTAAATCGGGGACTACGAGGTACCAGTGACCAAACCACATACCCGTGTGGACAGCACCCAGTAACACCGCAGCAGCCAAGAATTGGATGGGTAACAGAAACATTTCGCCGGGGATCTGGATAATTTGCAAGTAACGCTGGGCACTTAAAATGATCCATACCACGCCAGAAATTACGCCGCCCCAGAAAGTGATTCGCGTGAGCAGTGATGCTTTGAACCACCACGTCAATGTCCAAACAAGTACAATGAGGAAAAAACTAATGACGGAAATAGATTCTGGATGCTGCCAGTATCCGAAAAAGTTGAGAAACGTAACGGGTTGCTGATAAAGGGCAAGGTTCGCACAGCGCGACAAACCACCTACGAGTAGATAAATCACTCCCATCAAACGATAGAAGTTTGATCCTACCAATCCTTTCGGAACCAAGAAAAGGAGAACAAACCCACCAACTGCAAGTTGGCTGAAAACGAGATAAAAAACATCAACGATACTGAACATTTATAAAGAATTAGGACTTATGCAGGCTGCTTTTTTGTAGCATAACCTGTTAGGTTGTGCCACAAAAACGTCCATGTTCGTCCAAGTATCTCCATCTAATAGAACGCCTCACAATCAAAATTGCGTAAGTCCTAACAAAAAACGAAAACCCATTACAGTCCGCTGTAGCGCGATGGATTCGTGCATCGCTATGCTCAAGAACCATAATGGGCTTACCTATCATGTGCGGCTTTAGCACGCACGGTCTATTACGTAAAACAGTGTGTCTACACTTAGAGAATCTCAACTTCAGCACCGAGTGCTTCAAGTTGCTCTTTTGTTTTCTCGGCATCCTCTTTGGAGACAGCTTCCTGAATGACGACGGGTGCGGATTCGACTTTCTCTTTCGCTTCTTTTAAGCCGAGTCCAGTAATCGCGCGGACCTCTTTAATAACAGGAATTTTCTTTCCGCCAAAACTTTTGAGTTGAACGTCAAATTCCGTTTTCTCTTCCGGTTCGGCAGCTTCCTCTGCGCCTGGCGCAGCGGCAGCGGGCATCATCCCTGGCATAGCGACTGCCGGAGCCGCTGAGGCACTGACACCAAACTTATCTTCCAACGCTTTGACCAGTTCAGACAGTTCTAAAACGGTCATATTACTGATTTCGTCAATCATTTTATCCATATCTGCAGCCATTTTTCTATTCCTTTCTGTGATAGCACCACAGTCTAAAGACTGGCGCTTGTGTTAGGCGTCTTCCGCCTCTTTCTTTTGATCAGCAACCTGCGTGAGCACGGAGGCTACCTGACGTATTGTTCCACTGAGTACATTCACCATACCTGTGATAGGTGAACCTTGATGTAAGGTATTGACGAGCCCGGTGAGCGGCGCACCGATAGTCCCCACAGCGCGGGCGAGCATAACCTCTCGTGACGGCATATCTTGGAGGGCTTCAACGCCTGCAGCGTCAACCACTTGCGTTCCAAGAATCCCACCTTTAACCTTAAAATTTTCGTGTGCTTCGCCAAATTGAAATAAAATTTTTGACGATGCCGCCGGATCCGTGCTGGTAGCAAGAGCCGTATTGCCTTTGAGATAAGGCTCCAGCCCTTCAATACCCCTTTCCTGGGCAACGACATTTACCAATGTGTTCTTACAGACTTTATACTGGACTTCTGCCGCTCGAAGTTGATTCCGCAGTTCATTCACCTCTGGGACAGTAAGACCCTGAAAATCTGCCAAAAGCACAACATCCGCGCCCTCAAAAAGTTCACGAATTTGTTCTACCTGCTGAACGTTTGCCTGATTCGGCATCATGTCAGCTCCTTTCTACTCGCGTTATATGGAGTCGAGGTGCGGCACCCCGACACCCAACAAACTGTTTAATTCAACACAAGATTACATGCAAAAAGCCCCCATTGGCTGCTGGAGGCTCATATCAAAAGGCAAGAAAGAGACGAATGAAGAACGGTTACGTTCTACCCGAAAAACTTCTGCTGCTTTTATTCCATCTAAGCCTCGGTAGGCAATTAAGCCAACGGCACCTACGGTCTACGACTTTATTTAATTGTAAGGGCTATTCCATAGAATCTTAGCATTTCACGGAACTTACACAAATTGTTGTGGGTCTATTCGGATGCCCGCTCCCATTGTTGATGAAATTGCCACGCTCCGAATATATCTGCCTTTAATGGCTGACGGCCGAGCAGCAACGAGTGCACCCATCACCGC from the Candidatus Poribacteria bacterium genome contains:
- a CDS encoding aspartyl protease family protein, coding for MRHTTKIEIANLKDMFLAEAGIIPQEDVRQLTVEDALVDTGATRLSLPKPLIDQLGLAPVGNARTMTANGIASRTIYSAVEFTVMERKGNIQVTDLPANAPVLVGHIILEMLDLCVDIRKGLIYNPAHDNEWIEEQL
- the hemH gene encoding ferrochelatase, encoding MKYDSVLLVAFGGPTPGCCQQYDSDACPGEAYCFVKGIVGPAKSQIERIKDISAHYIKLGGFSPFNELTFGQATALENILKKRGLPLPVYAGFRHWNPYLKEVIAEMAQKGHRKTLGIIMAPHQSKVSWEWYQQTVKKGIEAIDGEKPTVDYLDPWYTHNGYVGAIAEIIKTASGDKLERAELVFTAHAIPLSSADTSPYTQQFEKTGKAVAQAIGKSRFGLAYQSAVENSPIPWTQPDINDWIKAQKAKGVGTIVASPIGFLCDHVEVLYDLDIEATETAASCDVDFIRAGTVGDHPKFISMLADFVCEKSVNG
- a CDS encoding MBL fold metallo-hydrolase, which codes for MRNMLENPFAPRQYGELVKVTERVYLFRNIVNSSIIIGDKGIAVIDTQVNQTMGQRLLKAIRTLTDKPILYAINTHYHWDHTNGNTVFHGAGATVVAREMTKDFMVNRSPRQEAFLRSRGFTLGDAPFLPQQTFEHETEIDLGNQPLHLVHLGKAETDDATAIRVPAEGCIVSGDTVMTGSFPIFGQPVMNEGLMANHDWIDTIRELRTYTPEHVLPGHGPLAHDAEIDLLLQIETYFLTEVRKRFEQDMPLPTLLADMEVNFPSWIRDIAEVWGTPRYAILRVYRGLIDDPEPGWQHFKPSAIPEANPEKLHQRTRELEDLEAYCETAEEVAEGNDFGLAIAILKTATEKHSNLPDAWTAYADMLTQASRTVSSVLEKGDFFAEVERALDIALELNPDYAPAHLQRGYNRILSAYRNGDETESGLKSIYRALVGGLHGTQLAQAYFSIGLAHRANGNETLAREAFASAIAADATFMPAQFANMA
- a CDS encoding uroporphyrinogen decarboxylase — protein: MEQQIKNDLLLRASRCLPVARVPVWMMRQAGRSDPLYRQIRQEINLPLERLFRTCPTPMSETDVEWAVKISLLPKRIGVDAIIVYKDILTPLAPMGAHFRFAPGPILDSPIRTQAQVDALQPLHDPSTQLAFTGRIIHDLRQTLNEALPLIGFAGAPLTLAFFLIAGESPIKRGAGVSEKATPIFQMIEETPELLHCLLDKLTDMTIHYLNYQISQGVQVVQLFESIADVLPRQIYENFAFPYHQRIFAEVNSETPRILFAKECSYLDLMHQSGADVLSVGKCVDLGKVRDLTNRTVAFQGNVDNDILRDGTPADITAAVKACLEQGEKTGHILNLSHGLHRDTPFENVKHFVNIAKTLQES
- a CDS encoding alcohol dehydrogenase catalytic domain-containing protein, translated to MKSQIFYEPESMSLEDRPVPAPGDDDLLVQVRSVGICGSDVAYYFGNSSLETDDGKGPLILGHEFTGEVVEVGSEARTAGGFKVGDRVVVNPVQSNPNSFWSQKGLSNLCPEKRVLGVGVDGGFAEYAVSDYRWTVKLPDNVTYDQGALTEPLACGLYAVNNLNAEAGQTAVVFGPGPIGLMMVQILKSRGLENVLLVGTRDYRLDCGKELGADVVINVSDTSSPHYVEDLGAAIQELNNGELADRAITATSSLDAIHTALDVTGRHATVVIFGLPGDTDVMQVPILDTILMDKTIRFSWLAPDTWEEAVQLISSGDVDMDKIISHEFPLESLVEGITKVRNREDSCTKGIIKVSA
- the rplL gene encoding 50S ribosomal protein L7/L12; the protein is MAADMDKMIDEISNMTVLELSELVKALEDKFGVSASAAPAVAMPGMMPAAAAPGAEEAAEPEEKTEFDVQLKSFGGKKIPVIKEVRAITGLGLKEAKEKVESAPVVIQEAVSKEDAEKTKEQLEALGAEVEIL
- the rplJ gene encoding 50S ribosomal protein L10, which gives rise to MMPNQANVQQVEQIRELFEGADVVLLADFQGLTVPEVNELRNQLRAAEVQYKVCKNTLVNVVAQERGIEGLEPYLKGNTALATSTDPAASSKILFQFGEAHENFKVKGGILGTQVVDAAGVEALQDMPSREVMLARAVGTIGAPLTGLVNTLHQGSPITGMVNVLSGTIRQVASVLTQVADQKKEAEDA